A single Candidatus Poribacteria bacterium DNA region contains:
- a CDS encoding DUF4403 family protein, translating to MTKQTKIIVGVISVGVVLIGITLFFLMPRGSELTIQAPAPPREVTPAQLPAPLPSVIAVKASLPIHDVKTLAESALRDYLSKPIQRKDGAIDYAIKLDATSLTMMGGIDGTVSVIVPFQFSGWARVSKKIFGQVVQKREDIEGAATASLTLTPTLNSDWRITAKTTSDISVQRAEIEILGITISVRRILTKLVREAVFPKLENLIVEYITNIDVKTRVAGLWTGLYEPIVINQEPRIALTIEPLEILAQQLSSDGKVLSFSLGIETYLHAHMGDVLTEVPHNATADVPDIQFVDALESGYQIMAPIEITYATVEDFAKPHVEKPHKLKGIDTFVRKLTLYGSGTQLAAGIEFSMPSLGAEGQLYLLGTPIYDTTTMSLSVTEFDYTLTTRSLLLDIARGVGEGFFPRLRETVEEELVFPLEDQLTKLREKLADVIAERRIGSSVVLRGTVDTITPEALYLTQTGVHIPFRLQGDLICEVNLTASRGSD from the coding sequence ATGACGAAACAAACGAAAATAATTGTAGGTGTGATTTCCGTTGGTGTTGTGTTAATCGGCATCACGCTGTTTTTCCTCATGCCGCGCGGTTCTGAGCTCACCATCCAAGCACCGGCACCGCCACGGGAGGTTACACCTGCCCAATTACCAGCACCACTCCCTTCAGTGATTGCTGTGAAGGCAAGTCTGCCTATACATGATGTTAAAACGTTAGCGGAATCTGCCCTCAGAGACTATCTCAGCAAACCCATCCAGCGCAAAGATGGCGCGATTGATTACGCTATCAAGCTTGACGCTACTTCTCTCACAATGATGGGTGGAATTGACGGGACCGTGTCGGTAATCGTTCCCTTCCAATTCAGTGGGTGGGCGCGCGTCTCGAAAAAAATCTTCGGACAGGTCGTCCAGAAACGTGAAGATATTGAGGGGGCTGCGACTGCGTCCCTAACCCTTACCCCAACGCTTAACTCGGATTGGCGTATAACTGCCAAAACAACCTCTGATATTTCTGTCCAGAGAGCGGAAATTGAAATTTTGGGGATTACAATCTCAGTCCGTCGGATTCTTACCAAATTGGTGCGGGAAGCAGTTTTTCCCAAATTAGAGAACCTTATTGTCGAGTATATCACCAATATAGACGTAAAGACTCGCGTCGCTGGTTTATGGACAGGACTCTACGAACCGATAGTTATCAATCAAGAACCGCGAATCGCACTCACCATAGAGCCTCTGGAAATTCTCGCCCAACAGCTGTCGAGTGATGGGAAAGTGCTTTCGTTCAGCCTCGGCATAGAAACCTATCTTCACGCGCATATGGGAGATGTATTAACGGAGGTTCCTCATAATGCGACCGCTGACGTGCCAGACATTCAATTCGTGGATGCCCTTGAATCTGGTTACCAGATCATGGCACCGATTGAGATAACTTACGCTACTGTTGAAGACTTTGCCAAGCCCCATGTTGAAAAACCTCACAAACTCAAGGGAATTGATACGTTCGTTAGGAAGTTGACCCTCTACGGCAGCGGCACCCAGCTTGCGGCGGGGATTGAGTTCAGTATGCCTTCACTCGGCGCGGAGGGGCAGCTCTACCTACTCGGGACACCTATATATGACACGACGACGATGTCCCTTTCTGTCACCGAATTTGACTACACGCTAACGACGCGGAGTCTACTCTTGGATATTGCACGAGGTGTCGGAGAAGGTTTCTTTCCGCGCCTTCGAGAAACGGTTGAGGAGGAACTTGTCTTTCCATTGGAAGATCAGCTCACCAAACTCCGCGAAAAGTTGGCAGATGTCATCGCCGAACGCCGGATCGGTTCGTCCGTCGTTTTGCGTGGCACCGTAGATACCATTACACCGGAAGCACTTTATCTCACGCAGACAGGGGTACATATCCCGTTCCGCTTACAAGGCGATCTTATCTGTGAGGTAAATCTCACTGCTTCACGAGGTTCAGATTGA
- the solA gene encoding N-methyl-L-tryptophan oxidase encodes MNDHIYDAIVIGAGGMGSATAYHLAKSGANVLVLEQFQRGHTFGSSHGETRIIRFFYDKPFYTELMKTAYAEWRDLESVSGKSLLFITGSVGIGAKGNPYGRATRQSLDAAGVESEWWDTAQLAERFPQFRLTDDMEILYQKDTGFLRAAECVSTHLQLAAQHGAIIREETRVTSIDWQTDVPTVRTENSQFHGRKVIVTAGAWAGILLAELDLPLTVTKQQVCYYQPTDSKCFQPDRFPVFTEVTPDGEFIYAIPAFGAFDKGGGVKIARHGRGQGISPDTSERAPDADYIAHIDAYVQKRLPELGKATHAEVCLYTETPDEDFIIDAHPHCPDLLIAAGFSGHGFKFCALVGRMMSELAQNGKTRFDIHPFRIDREHEISSGIPRLQS; translated from the coding sequence ATGAACGATCATATTTATGATGCAATCGTTATCGGTGCTGGTGGTATGGGAAGCGCGACCGCATACCATCTCGCTAAATCCGGCGCAAACGTGCTTGTCTTAGAACAGTTTCAGCGTGGACACACCTTCGGCAGTTCACACGGCGAAACCCGTATCATCCGCTTCTTCTACGATAAACCCTTCTATACCGAGCTGATGAAAACCGCCTACGCCGAATGGCGCGACCTCGAATCGGTATCCGGGAAATCGTTGTTGTTTATCACAGGGAGTGTAGGGATCGGCGCAAAGGGAAACCCGTATGGACGCGCGACACGGCAAAGTTTAGATGCCGCAGGCGTTGAATCCGAGTGGTGGGATACGGCACAGTTAGCGGAACGTTTTCCGCAATTCCGATTGACAGATGATATGGAGATCCTCTATCAGAAGGACACAGGCTTTCTCCGTGCCGCCGAATGTGTCTCCACACACTTGCAGTTGGCAGCGCAACACGGTGCGATAATCCGCGAGGAGACCCGAGTAACCAGCATCGATTGGCAAACAGATGTTCCGACTGTTCGGACCGAAAATAGTCAATTTCATGGTAGGAAAGTCATCGTGACAGCCGGGGCATGGGCTGGCATCCTACTCGCAGAATTGGATCTTCCGCTCACGGTTACAAAACAACAGGTATGCTACTATCAGCCCACAGACAGTAAATGTTTCCAGCCAGACCGGTTTCCAGTCTTCACGGAAGTTACCCCTGATGGAGAATTCATCTATGCTATTCCCGCTTTTGGTGCTTTTGATAAAGGGGGCGGGGTAAAAATTGCACGGCACGGAAGGGGACAGGGCATCTCCCCTGATACATCCGAACGCGCGCCTGATGCAGACTATATTGCCCATATAGATGCTTACGTGCAAAAGCGTCTCCCGGAACTTGGAAAAGCCACGCATGCCGAAGTCTGTCTCTATACTGAAACTCCAGACGAAGACTTTATCATTGACGCACATCCGCACTGTCCAGACCTGCTGATTGCCGCAGGTTTTTCAGGGCATGGCTTCAAGTTTTGTGCACTCGTCGGACGTATGATGAGCGAACTCGCCCAAAACGGTAAGACCCGTTTTGACATTCACCCATTTCGTATTGACCGAGAACACGAAATCTCAAGCGGCATCCCAAGGCTGCAATCATGA